aaaagggagctgcagtgctacaagtttttctcaacagtcctcaattatccttcagtcctgatcatgaagatgtcaatttaagctttatgttgattggtgatcttgagataagctaaagttcaatttctaagttaaggtcagctatctatcagcttggagaagacactgaagagaagagagagttgaagaaaaagcttgttaaagtcctacgagacaaggaagaaaaaagattaaagaactttcttggaacaactgtcagttatctgaagatactgaagtaagcttaactccttgtacattttgtagaatggttttggcatcattgagaatggaatttatgcttcattgcattaagcataaattgggggagattgttacatattgaattctcaattaTCAGAAGAAATTCAGGATGTGGCTGTacggatgtcatcaggatctgatgtaccgtcaggatttggtatgtcatcaggatttgtatgacatcagtatttgaagaaaGTCAGCATTAGAAGATTTGTTATGTTCCTTATAATATGGAGCAGATATATGTTACGTCTGAgagataggactttatctgtttagtttgAGATAATATCAATTTCAGTTAGTTTTTAATAATccatatcttagattaatctgttgtagttgtatagtatataaacacagtttaggtgATCACTTAGTGAacaacactcgaggatcattcgacctagcagctctcaagaacatcagtatttcttgtGAGGATTtcgtaacagtttttatcagatatataaaaagctgttatattttattacttgttcgaaatatttatacagttgtatccaaccccccttaaacaattgtatctttactgggcaacaatatTTTTAAATACAACTATACAAATGGATATATACGGAAATAGATGGATGCAAACATTTGAATTAAATATTGTATTTATATATAAAGCTATTTATTTTTTAAGTTTGTAAGAATACCTGAGTAATAGTTTTCTTATACTCAGCAAAGATTGTCGCAACTATACTAAACGCCACTCGAGTGTATTCGCCCCAAGATATGTCCTCTTTCTGTATCACTTTTGTTGCCAATTGCTCAATATGATCTTCAATCTCTACACGAGCTGCAGAATCATCACTGTCATATGCATGAACAATAATAGCGGCATTTCCCACTACATGTTGTAGCAAATTTGGGGATAGGTTTGCACCACGAGTAGAGGTCAAACGCGAGTTTTGCTGCATTATTAATTCATCACCACtatatatatatctgataaaTTCACACGACCTcccataaataattttttttccttGTGAGCATGAGTGCCAAGCTCTTTTGAGAGTGAACATGCCACCTCTGCCTCGTTTATCTGTTTGCTTCGTTCATACAATGATTATACATATAGTCCTCCCATCATTTCACTAGCAAAGcctaaaaatttaaaatataaagatCAAATAATGTTAGTTATAACTACTACTAATTCCTAAATGTGAGTTATCATGATTTTCTATTAAACCATGAACTTCAAAGAAAATAATTGAAGATTTAAATATAATGCAGAAAAATAATGGAAAGTTAAATTGAATTGTTGAGAAATAGAGCACAATAAAGAAAATAGGACTTTGTTAATGCACAATAATAGAGAAGAATGCTGAAAAAGCAAACAGGTAATTTGTGCAAAAAAATATAGGAGAAAATAAAATAGTTTTAGTGCATAGATATTCGAAAAATGCTGAATAACATAACATGTTATTGTCTGTTGGTGTAAATCCTTGTAAGTTGTAAATTGTAGTACTGTTCTTGTGCTTGTTTTAAAGATGTTGATATATTTTACCTTATGAGTTTTTAATGGGAAACCTTGTAGCACCAAAACAGCTACTTAGACAAGAAAAAAGTCGCTAGTGTCTACTACCTAGAATAGTAAAGCAGGGAAATTTTGGTAAGACTCGAATAAATTTCATTTTTGAATAAGGGAATGTGGTTGTACACGTATTTATGATATGAACTTGTTTATAACTAAAAGTTATTATTTAGAGAGCAAAATTCTGTTCAAGCATGCATTTCATATTCAACACACTTCTCTCCTTACAagttaaaatatatattttaataaggCCTGATGTAAGCAGTTGATAAAAACACATACCCGCGGTTAGCTGCTTCAGGCGTCCAAAAAGTAcccttttgattttttttctcgTGGTTAACCGTATATATCAAATGGTGTTGctcaaataattaattataaatattagtaGGTGTGTCATTTTTACTAAGTGAGTTTAAGTATTTTTTTTGGTgaaatttttttgaaataattacTTAACAAATAAAACTTTATATATGTAGATTAAAAATTTtgacaaaaaaaatattaacttttagatttaaattctcactcacaattttaattcaaaaccataaattttcaaagtgtacacattttaaaattttagaaaattaaattttatttaacgaaagcacaattaaaattatttaatacatcatttccaaaaaaaattatttaatacaTATTTTATAATTAGTGCCATATTTTATTAGATTTACTCATCATTAGAACATTTTTTGTGAGTAACACAACCTAAAAATAACACATAGGTACGGGATCTAGGTTTCAAAATATACTTTTCAATCACACACTTATGCAAGTTTTATACACTAacataaaattcaagaattattttaaaatatttttaacaatTATTTTAAGCCAAGTAAACATTATATTATTTGGGTGCAAATTTTGTGAATAATTACAACCTAACTACCAATAAATCCCAAAATACATAACAATTAAAAATTTGGaataaaaaaacataaattttacATTTAAATAGTCACTCTCATATTCTTCACCacaatattttttcaaaaaatatatgTTTCCAAAATTATAAAACTTTAATATTATTTCACTATAACATGGTTAAAATTATTGAGTACATAATTTTATAATAAGTAccatattttattatatttaccTACCATTATTAGATACATATTTACAAAATCTAAAAATAACtgcaaaaaaataaaaaaatatgctTTTATGTATTGAAAACCTAAAACATAAATCAAAATAAGACACCCCTAATTAacattatataattaaatattaaaaccTTCATTTTACATATAAGTTATTATGTAATTTACAACCACACATGTGAATTTTATAAATGACATCAAATTTGACAAATGCCAACTAAgcattatattatattatttggGTACAAATTTGTgacttataaaatataaaatgcCTAAATTTTTTTTATACATTCACAGTAAAagttttaaataaataaacaaacaTAAATTTTTACATGTAAATACGAACTAACACTTTTCACTTTTTTTTTATCAAAGCATCATAATTTCTCAAAAAATACCGGCTTTTAATGTTTAAAACAATTTACTATTAATGAACTCAAGcacaattaaaattatttaatacaTAATTTTATAATAACTACTGCATTTTATTAGCTACACAACCTAAAAATATCACAATGTAAACATActaaaaaataaaagaaattaggaATATGTATTGAAAATATTTACAATCAAATTTAACCTAGTAATAGTTTAGTGTTTTAGAGAAAAATATTTCATTAAAAAATACATATTAAGTACAAAATTTtgatttaatatttaaaaatttacatatttaaatataaatattttaattaaattaattaacaaTTGGTATGAACTCCTAAAAGAAGACAAAAACCTTTAGACCATAAATTATTAATCCCTACTTGCTATAAAATTGACATTCAAGTAGGCAAATAACTATTATTTAAAACTATCATTTTATCCTCAATCATTTAGTCCAagaaattataaattataaattaacttTTATACACCAAATATAaagaataataaaaaaaattatatacttATTTTTCTTATTATATTTACCCAAATTATTATTTCATAATAACACACAAGTACACAaacaactatttttaaaattatagCTTAAATTCAACCCTACATATCAagaaattataaatttaaattttttattaaaaacccAAATATATTAAATGGTAAGAAATAATTGTATTTAGATTTTAGTTATTATATTTACCATGTTAGTTGAAATTTTATTTCAATAATAATATCATTATCCATAATACAATTTAAATTTTATCTAATTAATTTCAAATCATTTTCTTAATACTCAATAAGTGATTCATTATATTTACTCTTTTATAACATATTTAAAACACTTAACATGACTTATAACTAAGTTATATCTATTCCTCATTTTAGCACGAAAAATACTTTGAATTCTTGTTTAACGCATTAGCCACCTAGAGAGAATCAGTTTCAATCACAACATGCTGCTCAGTTGATATTCCTTCCATCCAAATCAACCCCTCATGAACACCTAGAGCCTCAGCCTCAAGGGCTGTCACTATTCCacttattttcatatttttgCCAGCAATAAACTAACCTGCATTACCGGTGAGGACCATTCCAATTGAGAACAATGTATCTCCCTCATACAATGAAGCATCTATATTGAGTTTAGTCCATCATGCTTCTGGTTTTTCCCATCTGACTTCTACCTGCGTTTCCGTATTTCCAGGCCCTCGGTCATAAGCTTATTTTCTCCTTTGCGCGTCCTGCCATTCAAATTATAGTATCTCGGGCAATCAACTTAGACTCCCACACTTTTTTATTACGACCAAACCAGATACCCCATAGAACCTTAGCAATAGTAGTCAGAGTTTATGGTGTGCCATTGCTTAATTTCTCCAGAAGCCATTGGGGTGCATCCTCCACTGCGATCATATCTTTAACCAAGCCAGCTTCTTCCCAGCATTTCTTCATTGGGATTAAACTGCTATCGTATTTAAACTGATATAATAGATATATGAGACTGTATAGAACACAAGAGAGAAAGCAAAAGAAAAGACATATTATTTCTCATGATTAGAGAACAGAACTCAGTACATTCAAATATACAAGCCAACACTCAGCTACTGAACGTGCTAAAAACTAGAGCTGCAAACCAGCAACAGACTCCTACTAAGCCTCCACACTATTCCCACTTATTCATTTTGTTCCTGAAATTACTGAACAGACCAAAGACTTATTCTTTGGGAGGTAGATGTGGCTTAACAGCtactaaaataaatatattaataactaaatttaagattattccaacattcagtcccataatcttaaatttacgaagcacattctcttcgcctgtgatgcacttctcaccaccatcaattttgatgcactttctcatcaaaaacactttggagcacttctctccaaaaacactttggagcactttctctccacaACTCCAAAGGAGTGGTTCTCCCTCGATCAATTGTGCCATCCTTTCTTCATCATTCTGAAATCTATATTTTTTTGCCAGATGCCCATATTTTTTACATTTATAGCACTGTGGCTTTCCTTTGTACCAGCAGTCTTTTTCTTCATGTCCCATCTTATGACAATGGTTGCATTGAACTTTGTTGCGTGTGCCTTTTGAGGATGAAGCTTTAGCTAATAGCAGTCCCTCATTTTTTCCTCCAATTTCTTCCTCCCTCATTGATCTCCTTTGGTCCACGGCGTGAAGTGAATTGATTAATTCTGAAACAGTTAATTTCGAAAGGTCTTTAGTATATTCAAGTGAGGAAATTTTAGTTTCATACCTCTCAGGAAGAGTCACTAAAAGTTTGTCGACAACTCTTTGACTTGAGAAATCTCCACCCAGTAGTTTGATTTGGTTAACAATGGACATCAACCTACTCCCATATTTCTTGACGCCTTCATTATTTTTTATTCTCATCATCTCAAACTCTCTATTGAGGTTCAGAATTTGCGTCAGTTTGGTTTGTTGGTTGCCTTCAAATTCTTCCTTAATTTTTCTCCATGCTTCTTTAGGAGTATCACAACCCATAATAGTTGTAAAGATATCTTCCGACACAGCCGAATGTAGACATGAAAGTGCCTTTGCTTCTCTTGCCACTTCTTCATCACGTTTTTTGATTTGGGCTGCCCACAAACTCATAGCTTTCAAATATGATTTCATTTTGATAGCCCATGAATTATAATGATCTTCTTTGAATAATGGAATAGAGACGAAGAAATTGTTTGATGCCATGGAAAATATTaaggataatatatatatgtatatgtgtattttTATAAGAGTTTTATAAGCCCTGGATCATATGGCTCTGATACCAGTATTGGGATGAAACTGCTATCGTATTTAAACTGATATAATAGTTATATGACACTTTATAGAACACAGGAGAGAAAGCAAAAGAAAAGACATATTATTTTCTGATGATTAGAGAACAAAACTCAATACATTCAAATATATAAGCCAACACTCAGCTACTGAACGTGCTAAAAACTAGAGCTACAAACCAGCAACAAACTCCTACTAAACCTCCACACTACTCCCACTTATTCATTTTGTTCCTAGAATTACTGAACAGACCAAAGACTTATTCTTTGTGAGGTAGATGTGGCTTAACAGCTACTAAAACAATTatattaataactaaatttaagattattccaacattctTAGCATAATAGCAGTCAAAGAATACATGTAATAATTTCTCCTCATCAATTTGGCACACAGGACATGTAATTGAACATAATACTCCTTTATTCCTTAAAAGATACCTGATAGGTAAGTTATTCCTGCAGAACCTCCACATGAAAATCTTGATTTTATGAGGGAAATCAAGATTCCAGAGCCTATTCCATCCCATCCTCTCGATTCAACTACAGCGGTCACGTCTCCATTACGGTCGTACCAAAAGTGATATCCAGATTTAACAGAATACTTGCCATCAGCAGTAGCCGTCCATGCAACTCTGTCTTTGACTTGGTTTTGAGGAATTCGAGGTTGCAGAATACACGTGACGTCGTCATCGTAAAAAGTTTGGCGTATCTTATGCTCGTCCCACTCTTTAGAATTAGAACGGAAATATGCATTAACTTTATCCGTTCTGACACTATTAACATGATGATTCTCCACACAGAAATTTCTTTTTCCCCGTAGCCATTGATCACTGAAAATATTGATGTCATTTCCATCTCCTAAAACCCACTTGAATCCTTTACCTAACTCTTCTTTAGCCTTCCATAATCCGGTCCATATAAAGCTTGAGTTAGAACCTTTTTTCGCTATCAGCAAGTGGCCATCATGAAAGTATTTAGCTTTCTAGATTCTAGTGACCAGAGCATTAGGATTTGACATAAAATTCCATACATGTTTCCCTAGTAAAGCCAAGTTGAATCCAGTGAGACTCCTGAAATCCATCCCCCCTTTACTTTTTGCCATGCACATTCTCTCCCAAGCAAGCCATCGAACTCATTTATTGTTGCTAGACTGCCACCAGTACCGGTTCATCATTCTTTCAATTTCTTGACTTTAGAATTTCGGGATTAAAAAATAAGACATATAGTAAGAAGGTATTGACTGAGCAACATTCTTGATCATGACTGTTTTACCCGCTCGTGACAAAGTTTTATTACTCCATCCTTGAAATCTCTTCCACACTCTTTCTTTTAAAAAACTGAAGACCCGTTTCTTTGATCTCCCAACCAATAAAGGCAGCCCTAGATATTTGCTGTCTCCCAACGCATTCGAAACCCCCAGAATATTCGTTatctccttttgtttgtcacgCCTAACATTCGCACTGAAAAATATCCCTGACTTCTGATAATTGATCGCTTGTCCTGAATAATACTAATAAGAATTTAACAGCCTTTTAACAGTGTCAGTTTCCTCCTTCGAGGCTTTGAAAAACATGAAACTGCATCAGCGAACAGGAGGTGAGTTACAGCTGGTGTTAGAGTACTGATTTTGCATCCATGTACATGCCCTGCTACTGCAGCTTCGTTAATATAATGAGACAACCCCTCGACGCCTAGGAAAAAAAGGTAAGGAGATAATGGATCTCCTTGCCGTAAACCTTTGTTAGGAGTTATAGGGCCTACTAATGAACCGTTGAAGCACACCTTATATTGCACTGTAGTCACACAAAGTAGCATCCAACGAATCCACTTATCAGAAAACCCCATTACTTCCATTCTGTGTCTCAAAAAAGACCAATCAACGCGGTCATAAGCCTTACTTATGTCTAGCTTTAAGGCCACCTCTCCATCATTTCCAGACTTTTTCAGTTTCATGTGATGAATGATCTCAAAGGCCTTTATAGTATTACTTCATCATCTCACACATCACATCGTGGTTATCAATCAAGTCCCCCGCATCATTTTTCAAATGAGCAATATGATTGAGTTTCTTTCTCGATGATGCCTGGGCATGAAAAAATTTTGAGTTAGTGTCTCCTTCCGTAAGCCAAAAAGCCTTTGCTCTTTGCTTCCAATATTGTTCTTCATGAAGCAATAAATCATTAAACTGATCTCTTTCCTCGAAATACTTTCTGACAccatcttcatcttctccattAACAAGCTCATTCAGAACCTCTTTCTGTTTTCTGACTTTTTCTCTAATTTTGTGGAAGAAATTCCTTCCCCAGTTTGCCATAAAAGAAGAAACCGAAATAAGATTTGGTAGCAGATGAGTTGGAGATAAACCTTTCCAGAACATTGACACCTCTTCATGAAAAGTTTGCTCTTTTAACCACGTATTTTCAAATTGAAATCGGAACTGTTTTCTAGAAAAAGAGAAAGCTGCAAGGTCTAGTTTTATAGGATCATGATCAGAGTGAGTTATGTGGATTACAGAGAGATTACACATGGGAAATTTATGCCACCATGTGTCCGTTGCAAAAGCTCTATCAAGCCTCTCCCGCACATAATTCGGGGTGCCTTTGCTCTTTTCCCAAGTAAACTCGCCTCCAGTGAGAGCAAGTTCAGAAAGAGAACAATCTTCAATAGTCGATCGGAACCCATCAAAGAGAGCTTGAGGATGAGGGTGAATCCCCTTTTTATCAGTGACATACAACATGTTATTAAAGTCTCCGAATATGCACCAGGGGATCTAATCCTGCCCTGCTAAGTTCCTTAAAAAATCGCAAGATTCCTGTCGATGAAAATACACTTGACGTCGTCATCGTAAAAAGTTTGGCGTATCTTATGCTCGTCCCACTCTTTAGAATTAGAACGGAAATATGCACTAACTTTATCAGTTCTGACACTATTAACATGATGATTCTCCACACAGAAATTTCTTTTTCCCCGTAGCCATTGATCACTGAAAATATTGATGTCATTTCCATCTCCTAAAACCCATTTGAATCCTTTACCTAACTCTTCTTCAGCCTTCCATAATCCGGTCCATATAAAGCTTGAGTTAGAACCTTTTTTCGCTATCAGGAAGTGGCCATCATGAAAGTATTTAGCTTTGTAGATTCTAGTGACCAGAGCATTAGGATTTGACATAAAATTCCATACATGTTTCCCTAGTAAAGCCAAGTTGAATCCAGTAAGACTCCTGAAACCCATCCCCCCTTTACTTTTTGCCATGCACATTCTCTCCCAAGCAAGCCATCGACCTCGTTTATTGTTGCTAGACTGCCACCAGTACCGGTTCATCATTCTTTCAATTTCTTGACTTAAGAATTTCGGGATTAAAAAATAAGACATGTAGTAAGAAGGTATTGACTGAGCAACATTCTTGATCATGACTGTTTTACCCGCTCGTGACAAAGTTTTATTACTCCATCCTTGAATTCTCTTCCACACTCTTTCTTTTAAAAAACTGAAGACCCGTTTCTTTGATCTCCCAACCAATAAAGGCAGCCCCAGATATTTGCTGTCTCCCAACGCATTCGAAACCCCCAGAATATCCGTTATCTCCTTTTATTTGTCATGCCTAACATTCGCACTGAAAAATATCCCTGACTTCTGATAATTGATCGCTTGTCCTGAATAATACTAATAAGAATTTAACAGCCTTTTAACAGTGTCAGTTTCCTCCTTCGAGGCTTTGAAAAACATGAAACTATCATCAGCGAACAGGAGGTGAGTTACAGCTGGTGTTAGTGGACTGATTTTGCATCCATGTACATGCCCTGCTACTGCAGCTTCGTTAATATAATGAGACAACCCCTCGACGCATAGGAAAAAAAGGTAAGGAGATAATGGATCTCCTTGCCGTAAACCTCTGTTAGGAGTTATAGGGCCTACTAATGAACCGTTGAAGCACACCTTAAATTGCACTGTAGTCACACAAAGTAGCATCCAACGAATCCACTTATCAGAAAACCCCATTACTTCCATTCTGTGTCTCAAAAAAGACCAATCAACGCAGTCATAAGCCTTACTTATGTCTAGCTTTAAGGCCACCTCTCCATCATTTCCAGACTTTTTCAGTTTCATGTGATGAATGATCTCAAAGGCCTTTATAGTATTCCTTCATCATCTCACATATCGCATCATGGTTATCAATCAAGTCCCCCGCATCATTTTTCAGATGAGCAATATGATTGAGTTTCTTTCTCGATGATGCCTGGGCATGAAAAAATTTTGAGTTAGTGTCTCCTTCCGTAAGCCAAAAAGCCTTTGCTCTTTGCTTCCAATATTGTTCTTCATGAAGCAATAAATCATTAAACTGATCTCTTTCCTCGAAATACTTTCTGACAccatcttcatcttctccattAACAAGCTCATTCAGAACCTCTTTCTGTTTTCTGACTTTTTTTCTAAATTTGTGAAAGAAATTCCTTCCCCAGTTTGCCATAAAAGAAGAAACCGAAATAAGATTTGGTAGTAGATGAGTGGGAGATAAACCTTTCCAGAACATTGACACCTCTTCATGAAAAGTTTGCTCTTTTAACCACGTATTTTCAAATCGAAATCGGAACAGTTTTCTAGAAAAAGAGAAAGCTGCAAGGTCTAGTTTTATAGGATCATGATCAGAGTGAGTTGTGTGGATTACAGAGAGATTACACATGAGAAATTTATGCCACCATGTGTCCGTTGCAAAAGTTCTATCAAGCCTCTCCCGCACGTAATTCGGGGTGCCTTTGCTCTTTTCCCAAGTAAACTCGCCTCCAGTAAGAGCAAGTTCAGAAATAGAACAATCTTCAATAGTCGATCGGAACCCATCAAAGAGAGCTTGAGGATGAGGGTGAATCCCCTTTTTATCAGTGACATACAACATGTTATTAAAGTCTCCGAATATGCACCAGGGGATCTGATCCTGCCCTGCTAAGTTCCTTAAAAAATTGCAAGATTCCTGTCGACGAAAATACACTTGACGTCGTCATCATAAAAAGTTTGGCGTATATTACGCTCGTCCCACTCTTTAGAATTAGAACGGAAATATGCACTAACTTTATCAGTTCTGACACTATTAACATGATGATTCTCCACACAGAAATTTCATTTTCCCCGTAGCCATTGATCACTGAAAATATTGATGTCATTTCCATCTCCTAAAACCCACTTCAGTCCTTTACCTAACTCTTCTTTAGCCTTCCATAATCCGGTCCATATAAAGCTTGAGTTCGAACCTTTTTTCGCTATCAGCAAGTGGCCATCATGAAAGTATTTAGCTTTGTAGATTCTAGTGACTAGAGCATTAGGATTTGACATAAAATTCCATACATGTTTCCCTAGTAAAGCCAAGTTGAATCCAGTAAGACTCCTGAAACCCATCCCCCCTTTACTTTTTGCCATGCACATTCTCTCCCAAGCAAGCCATCGAACTCGTTTATTGTTGCTAGACTGCCACCAGTACCGGTTCATCATTCTTTCAATTTCTTGACTTAAAAATTTTGGGATTAAAAAATAAGACATGTTGTAAGAAGGTATTGACTGAGTAACATTCTTGATCATGACTGTTTTACCCGCTCGTGACAAAGTTTTATTACTCCATCCTTGAATTCTCTTCCACACTCTTTCTTTTAAAAAACTGAAGACCCGTTTCTTTGATCTCCCAACCAATAAAGGCAGCCCCAGATATTTGCTGTCTCCCAACGCATTCGAAACCCCCAGAATATCCGTTATCTCCTTTTATTTGTCACGCCTAACATTCGCACTGAAAAATATCCCTGACTTCTAATAATTGATCGCATGTCCTGAATAATACTAATAAGAATTTAACAGCCTTTTAACAGTGTCAATTTCCTCCTTCGAGGCTTTGAAAAACATGAAACTATCATTAGCGAACATGAGGTGAGTTACAGCTGGCGTTAGTGGACTGCTTTTACATCCATGTACATGCCCTGCTACTGCAGCTTCGTTAATATAATGAGACAACCCCTCGACGCATAGGAAAAAAAGGTAAGGAGATAATGGATCTCCTTGCCGTAAACCTCTGTTAGGAGTTATAGGGCCTACTAATGAACCATTGAAGCACACCTTATATTGCACTGTAATCACACAAAGTAGCATGCAATGAATCCACTTATCAGAAAACCCCATTACTTCCATTCTATGTCTAAAAAAATACCAAACAACGCGGTCATAAGCCTTACTTATGTCTAGCTTTAAGGCCACCTCTCCATCATTTCCAGACTTTTTCAGTTTCATGTGATGAATGATCTCAAAGGCCTTTATAGTATTCCTTCATCATCTCACACATCGCATCGTGGTTATCAATCAAGTCCCCCACATCATTTTTCAAATGAGCAATATGATTGAGTTTCTTTCTCGATGATGCCTGGGCATGAAACAATTCTGAGTTAGTGTCTCCTTCCGTAAGCCAAAAAGCCTTTGCTCTTTGCTTCCAATATTGTTCTTCATGAAGCAATAAATCATTAAACTGATCTCTTTCCTCGAAATACTTTCTGACAccatcttcatcttctccattAACAAGCTCATTCAGAACCTCTTTCTGTTTTCTGACTTTTCTCTAAATTTGTGAAAGAAATTCCTTCCCCAGTTTGGCATAAAAGAAGAAACCGAAATAAGATTTGGTAGCAGATGAGTTGGAGATAAACCTTTCCAGAACAATGACACCTCTTCATGAAAAGTTTGCTCTTTTAACCACGTATTTTCAAATCGAAATCGGAACTGTTTTCTAGAAAAAGAGAAAGCTGCAAGGTCTAGTTTATAGGATCATGATCAGAGTGAGTTGTGTGGATTACACAG
This genomic interval from Apium graveolens cultivar Ventura chromosome 8, ASM990537v1, whole genome shotgun sequence contains the following:
- the LOC141679909 gene encoding uncharacterized protein LOC141679909, coding for MLYVTDKKGIHPHPQALFDGFRSTIEDCSLSELALTGGEFTWEKSKGTPNYVRERLDRAFATDTWWHKFPMCNLSVIHITHSDHDPIKLDLAAFSFSRKQFRFQFENTWLKEQTFHEEVSMFWKGLSPTHLLPNLISVSSFMANWGRNFFHKIREKVRKQKEVLNELVNGEDEDGVRKYFEERDQFNDLLLHEEQYWKQRAKAFWLTEGDTNSKFFHAQASSRKKLNHIAHLKNDAGDLIDNHDVMCEMMK
- the LOC141679910 gene encoding uncharacterized protein LOC141679910, whose translation is MLYVTDKKGIHPHPQALFDGFRSTIEDCSISELALTGGEFTWEKSKGTPNYVRERLDRTFATDTWWHKFLMCNLSVIHTTHSDHDPIKLDLAAFSFSRKLFRFRFENTWLKEQTFHEEVSMFWKGLSPTHLLPNLISVSSFMANWGRNFFHKFRKKVRKQKEVLNELVNGEDEDGVRKYFEERDQFNDLLLHEEQYWKQRAKAFWLTEGDTNSKFFHAQASSRKKLNHIAHLKNDAGDLIDNHDAICEMMKEYYKGL
- the LOC141679911 gene encoding putative mitochondrial protein AtMg00310, whose protein sequence is MMNRYWWQSSNNKRVRWLAWERMCMAKSKGGMGFRSLTGFNLALLGKHVWNFMSNPNALVTRIYKAKYFHDGHLLIAKKGSNSSFIWTGLWKAKEELGKGLKWVLGDGNDINIFSDQWLRGK